The nucleotide sequence GTAATATTATTAAGCAGCAATAGCTTTTCACGGTATTAAAAATTAATTTGTGGCCGAGTTTGAATTAACCACCAAGAAAGCAGGAAATTGCCGGGATTCTTTGATACAAAAATTGAGTTTCTAAAGGGTGTAGGCCCACAAAAAGCAGCCTTAATTAATAAGGAGCTTGATATTTTTACTTTTGGGGAGCTCCTTCAGCACTATCCTTTCCGCTATGAGGATCGCACTAAATTCTATAAGATCAATCAGATCAACGGAAATCTTGAGCATGTACAAGTAATTGGTAAAATCCGAAGGGTTGAAACTGTGGGCATGGCCCGTAAAAAACGCTTGGTCGCTTATATAGAGGATGAAACAGGGGAGATGGAGCTGACTTGGTTTAAAGGCATCCAATGGGTGGCGAAAAAACTGCTTCCCGGTGCTACTTATATTTTCTTTGGTAAGCCGAACCAATATGGGAGAAAATTCAGCATTGCCCATCCAGAAATGGAGCCACTGACGGCGGCGCAAGAAGAAAAGAGTTTTTTTCAGCCTGTTTATCCTACTACAGAAAAACTAAGGGCCAGGTATCTAGATAGCAAGGGGATTTCAAGGATAATGGATGTCTTGGTCCAAAATGCCTATCCGCAGATACAGGAAACCCTGCCTCAAGAAGTGATGCTGCGGTTTAATCTCATGCCCAAAAAAGATGCGATCAAACAGATTCACTTTCCTGATGAGCCTGAACGCCTTAAAAGGGCCAGGTACCGGCTTAAGTTTGAAGAGTTTTTCTTTGTGCAATTGCGATTGCTTAAGTTAAAATTGACCAGGACCGAAAAGTTCCAAGGACAGGTATTGGGGAAAACTGATTTGGTAGGCCAGTTTTATACGGATCATTTGCCCTTTGAGCTGACCAACGCGCAAAAGCGTGTGATCAAAGAATCTTTTGCAGATATGCGTTCCGGGAAGCAAATGAATAGATTGATTCAAGGAGATGTGGGAAGTGGGAAGACCATGGTGGCTTTTATTTGTGCCTTGATTGCCATCAGTTCTGGCACGCAAACCTGTTTGATGGCTCCGACGGAAATTTTGGCTACCCAACATTTTGAAGGATTGAGGGAGTATGCCGAAATGATGGGTTTACGAATTGATCTGTTGACTGGCTCCACGAAGAAATCTGCAAGGAAACGAATTCATGCAGACCTTTTAAATGGGCAATTGCACATTCTTATTGGTACTCATGCTTTGCTGGAGGATGTGGTTCAATTTCATAATCTAGGCCTGGCGATAGTGGATGAGCAGCATCGATTTGGTGTCGCCCAAAGGGCAAAACTTTGGGCCAAGAATAAGCATTTTTACCCTCATGTATTGGTGATGACTGCTACACCTATCCCACGGACCTTGGCGATGACCCTGTATGGTGATTTGGATATTTCAGTAATTGATGAGATGCCAGCAGGGAGAAAGCCTATACAGACCGTTCACCGCTTTGATAAAGATCGGTTGAAGGTTTTTGGTTTTATGAAAAAGGAGATAGAGCTGGGCAGGCAGATTTATGTGGTATATCCCCTGATTGATGAATCCGAAAAGTTGGATCTCAAAAGTCTGATGGACGGATACGAGAGTATTTGTCGTGCCTTTCCCCAATATCCAGTCAGTATAGTTCATGGAAATATGAAGGCCGCAGATAAGGAATTCGAGATGCAGCGTTTTGTGAAGGGGGAAACCAAAATCATGGTGGCCACTACTGTTATCGAAGTGGGAGTGAATGTTCCGAACGCCTCTGTGATGGTCATAGAAAATGCAGAAAGGTTTGGGCTTTCACAGTTGCACCAGTTAAGGGGGCGAGTGGGGAGAGGGGCCGAGCAGTCTTATTGCGTTTTGATGAGTAAGTATGAGCTTTCCAAAGATAGTCGAGTGAGGCTGGATACCATGGTGAGAACTAATAATGGATTTGAAATTGCTGATGTTGACCTCAAATTGCGAGGCCCGGGTGATTTGATGGGTACCCAACAAAGTGGTGTAGCTGATTTGCTAATAGCAGATTTGAGTAAAGATGCGCCTATTCTTACCATGGCCAGAGATGCTGCCCAGCAACTGATACAAGAGGATGCAGAATTAAAACTTCCTCAAAATGCCATGGTGTTAAGGCAAATAAAAAACCAAAAGAAGCATGCTGTCAATTGGAGCAGGATAAGTTAATTTTTCTTAAGCTCCAGATTTGATTTCATCAGATAAAAAATAA is from Echinicola marina and encodes:
- the recG gene encoding ATP-dependent DNA helicase RecG, whose protein sequence is MPGFFDTKIEFLKGVGPQKAALINKELDIFTFGELLQHYPFRYEDRTKFYKINQINGNLEHVQVIGKIRRVETVGMARKKRLVAYIEDETGEMELTWFKGIQWVAKKLLPGATYIFFGKPNQYGRKFSIAHPEMEPLTAAQEEKSFFQPVYPTTEKLRARYLDSKGISRIMDVLVQNAYPQIQETLPQEVMLRFNLMPKKDAIKQIHFPDEPERLKRARYRLKFEEFFFVQLRLLKLKLTRTEKFQGQVLGKTDLVGQFYTDHLPFELTNAQKRVIKESFADMRSGKQMNRLIQGDVGSGKTMVAFICALIAISSGTQTCLMAPTEILATQHFEGLREYAEMMGLRIDLLTGSTKKSARKRIHADLLNGQLHILIGTHALLEDVVQFHNLGLAIVDEQHRFGVAQRAKLWAKNKHFYPHVLVMTATPIPRTLAMTLYGDLDISVIDEMPAGRKPIQTVHRFDKDRLKVFGFMKKEIELGRQIYVVYPLIDESEKLDLKSLMDGYESICRAFPQYPVSIVHGNMKAADKEFEMQRFVKGETKIMVATTVIEVGVNVPNASVMVIENAERFGLSQLHQLRGRVGRGAEQSYCVLMSKYELSKDSRVRLDTMVRTNNGFEIADVDLKLRGPGDLMGTQQSGVADLLIADLSKDAPILTMARDAAQQLIQEDAELKLPQNAMVLRQIKNQKKHAVNWSRIS